In Rissa tridactyla isolate bRisTri1 chromosome 5, bRisTri1.patW.cur.20221130, whole genome shotgun sequence, the sequence CATAGACTTATATTTGTACATTAATTACTGGTTTGAGTTTTCCTGACTAGAGTCAAGTTTTGCATAAGATTAAGTGCGTGCTTTCTCATTTTGTCTAGTTTCCTTATCTTTAAATATCAGTGCTAAGAGAGGCACCCCCTTTTACAGGAGTGTATGTAGCAGCTTGCTACACAGGTGAGGCATGTGTGCAGGGAAATGTGTATGACAGTTTACGAAGCAGCTGAAACAACAAGCCATTTTTATGTCTCTCTGTCCAGACAGTTGACAGATACGCATATATTGAACACAAACAGGATCGCACAGCTGAAAGAGAAGATTGCCCTGCTTGAGTCACACTGTCAGGAGCCATGCAGAGACACGGCTGAAATACAGGAGACAACTGGAAGAGGTGCACAAAATGCTTCTTGTAGGGTGGAGGGTTAATTCGGTTACAAGTATCGCCAGTTGGCATCACGGTGATGAGCTGTTTGTAATCTTAGGGACCATAGATTTCTGCAAAGGTATGTGAGATTGCAAGTTATGAAACCGGTGCTTCGATCAATATAAGTGGTAGGTAGATGCTCTGCAAAGAGAGCGTTCAGATGGAACAGAGGTCTCGCTTGCTCATTTGGCCTTTTTGGCCAAAATATGATTATCCCAGAATGTATGCTAAACAGGAGGGGCAGGAAGAGGTTTTCTATGGACATCAGACAAACAGAAGGCAATTCATTATCACATTTCCATTGAgtcacctggaaaaaaatatttactccaTTAGctcaaaaaatgccatttttgttGCTGTAGAAATTAATGCAATGACTGTATTTTACATTTAAGTTGCTTAAGCTGTATGTGAGACTAAATTCTTCCTCGTTTTACACAAGTCCTGTGAACTTTAGAAGGTTTTTATGGCAATGACCTTAAAGTATGTGGGTTAAATAGCTAACTTTGCAACAATGACATTTGGATGAATTGTATTTCTTGCACTAAGAAAGTTACAATATCAAATAAGTGTGAGAGTAGAACTGTAGCTATATTAATAACAATCCTCTGAAAATCTTTACTTCAGATTGTCAAGACGTTGCAAATAAAGGTGCCAGAAAAAGTGGTCTTTACTTCATCAAGCCTCAAAAAGCCAAGCAGTCATTCCTAGTCTACTGTGAGATTGATTCATATGGCAACGGCTGGACAGTATTACAGAGGGTATGACGCTTATGTATTATTACCATGAGCAAGCTTATTCCATCAGCCCTGTTTTTATTTACCTACATAAGGTACGTAACTTTTTGattgaggtttttggttttgtttttgtgttgttttttttcccccagagactGGACGGGAGTGAGGACTTCAAGAAAACTTGGGTTCAGTATAAGGAAGGATTTGGACATCTGTCTCCAGATGACACCACTGAGTTCTGGCTGGGCAATGAAAAGATTCATTTAATAACTACGCAGTCCGCTCTGCCATACACCTTACGAATAGAACTGGAGGACTGGAGTGGCAAAAAAGGGTACTTGCTCatgatgcttctgaaaatgaCAGCTTAAAACctactgctcccactgctgtgtCAGTTTGTACAGCTCTCTGAAAAACGATGACCCTTTAGACCTGCTAACATGCATAGGACGCTGCATTGGCACCCTGTGTGATGTTGCCAGGCACACGTGTGTGTCTGAAGGCCACGTGCTGGCAGCCCTAGTTGAATTGGCAGGAGGAGTCTGTTTCTGCTCTTCAAGTTCCCTCACATCTTATGCATCTtatggactagatgattgttgtaggtcccttctaactgaactattctattctgttctgttctgttctattctattctattctattctattctattctattctattctattctattctattctgttctattctaatGTATTCCATTCTCCAGGAGGGCTTACTGTCCTTGCTATTTCTTGAGACAGGCACTCCTTCCTCCCACCAAGAATTTCCTCATGACCAAAGCATTATGAACCTGGGAGTTACATATATGTGTTTACATAATGTAGATCTTTCATACGTCACTGGAGACTAGTAGTCAGAAACATGCCTGATGCTGGAGCACAAAAGTTGGTTAGATGTACATCTTGAACTGAGGCACACAATCATGCAAAACCAATTCCTTTTCAAATGCTAGGATGCCATAAATGCCTTTTCTGCAGTGCTAACACctatgtatttttcatttgtgcATATACTGGGAATGCAGTACGCTCATATTCATCGTTATCCTTTGTTAACAGCACTGCTGACTATGCTGTATTCAAAGTGGGAAGTGAACAAGACAAGTATCGACTGACTTATGCCTATTTTATTGGTGGTGAAGCTGGGGATGCCTTTGATGGCTTTGATTTTGGAGACGATCCCAGTGACAAATCCTTTACCTCTCACAATGGCATGCGGTTCAGTACCTATGACAACGACAATGATAACTTTGCTGGCAACTGTGCTGAACAAGATGGATCTGGATGGTGGATGAACAGATGTCATGCTGGCCACCTCAATGGCAAATATTATATAGGTAAAGTGTCTTCTAAATAGCTATAATGCAGGACACCACGTTTCAGTGACAAAGAGAAATGGGTCACTTTCACTGAGTATGTTTTGCCATCTGGATTTCCCAAAGCTGGCGTAGCCCATTCTTTGCAATAACTGTTAACACCAGCAGTAGGAACTTAcggctgctctccagcccaaaGTGGGAGAATCAGTCCTGAGAGAAGGAAACTAGGGAGAGAACAGCAGTGAACAGGGCCTGTTAGCATGCCCAGGGATGCTATAGAGGTATTAGTACTGGAAAAATGTGTGGGCACATTAACTATTTTAGAAAGCAGCTAACTGTTTTGTACCAACTGGATATTTTTTAGATGGTGTGTACACATCGGAAGATGCTGGTCCATCTGGGTATGACAATGGCATTATCTGGGCAACCTGGCGTGACCGGTGGTACTCCATGAAGAAAACTGCAATGAAAATCATCCCATTCAACAGACTGTCAATAGATGGGCAGCAGCACAACTTGGGCAGCGCCAAACAGGTTCGACCACAGGGCCGAGGAGATATTTAAAATGACAGCAGAACATTCTTATCATTTCAAACACTGAGCTTGGCCAGCTGAAGCGTTAAGCCCACTGCATCTTAGAGAAGTTGGCTTTGTTTAGCGTTTTGTCACAGAAATAGTTGTACTTTGATTTTAGTATACCTTCCACATTACTGTTTCTTTTAACAGATAGTTAAACAGATAGTCTGGTGATCAGAAATAATCCCTTGCCttaatgtgttttaaatgttacatttttaatttccaaCTGGTATAAATATGTAGGAACACTATCAACATGTCATCATAGCCTTATGCACTTCTTTCTTTTGAAGGACATTaaaatcctctctttttttttctgttataggTTGGAGACTCGTAAAGGGACAATTTCACAAAGACTGGTCTGAACAgggaaaacaaatcttttatATCTTAGGCACTGAACTTACCTAACTTTACACAGTTCAATTTTGACTATAAAACACCGTTGACTGTAAAATGCCCAAGCCTCTTCCCTGAGCAGTGCTTACCTCTGTAcatggttatttttttctgtacaaattcTCAATAAATTTTTGATTATTACAAAATATCTGAACTTGTTATCTGTGCTCTTCTGTTggccaaacaaaacaaagtaaactTTATGATGGTTGGAAGGTTACTCTGATCAAACCTGTTTGATTCAGTCATTCCTGACTGGCGGGCCAAtaatttctgctctttgtttaGAAGCAGGTGTTGGAGCTATTTCTTCATAAAAAGCGGCTTGTTTCCAAAagttttcattctattttctgATAAAATTGATTTGTAACATAGATCAAAGTACATAGCAAATTGAAAGAGGCCTAGTTTACTGCTGAAGGCTACTTAACTGAGCTTACCACGAAATAATGAATACATTTTCAATCAGGATGTGTTAGGAAGTATACTATCAATGATCAAGAACAGATATTTTACTCCAAAGCATAGATATTAACAAGTTTCTCGAATATCACTCAGAATAAAAGTTTAATTTGCTATAtagcacatagaatcatagaatggtttgtgttgtaagggaccttaaagatcatctatttccaacccccctgccatgggcagggacacctcccactagaccaggctgctcaaagccccgtccagcctggccttgaatgtttccagggatggggcagacacagcttctctgggcaatctgttccagtgcctcaccaccctcacagtaaagaatttcttccttatatctaatctaaatctaccctctttcagtttaaaaccattacccctcctatcactacactgcctgataaagagtccttccccgtctttcctttaggccccctttaggtactggaaggctgcaacaaggtctccctggagccttctcttctccaggctgaacaaccccaactctctcagcctgtcttcataggataggtgctccagccctctgatcatcttcgtggcccccctctgaacccgctccaacaggtccatgtccttcttatgttgggtgccccaaagctggacacagtactccaggtggggtctcaccagagtggagtagaggggcagaatctcctccctcaccctgctggccgtgcttcttttgatgcagcccaggatgtggttggctttctgggtagTATTACAATGTACAACCATTATTCCTgaatactgcctttttttttcataaatatttaaaaattaacatatcTAGTACCATTAtttgacacacacaaaaaagttaaaatgtgcAGCAGAAATTCATGGTAttttacttgcattttcttttcctagatcTGGTAATAATTTTCCATGTAATCCACATACATaagcaaacccacagcacagatcAAGAACAGCAAAGAGTTTGTGATGCCGTCTGAATGTATTCACTCAGAATATCTGATGAGTGCATTTGAGGGGTACATTAGCAAATCACATTAGGTTTCTGGATAAATTTCTCAACAAAAAATACACTCAGAGATAGAATATGTATCTCTATCTCTGTCTCTGCCTCTGTATCTCAAGTTGATATATTAAGAAGTGAAATATGAAGTGTATCCCGGTCTTTATTTTTAGCTACTAGTGAGAGGTGAGAAGTTCACCTGGTATTTCTGAATAGCACATTCAAATGCTATATTTTAAAGACAGGGAGACATTACACTAATAAGACACACAGACACTCATAAGGCAGTTTATGCCACCTCAACATTTTTCCAGTTTTAGTGCCCAGGTCTCTTGCGAGCCTCCTCCTGAGCCTCCTTCCCTGGATCTGACTCTCCATTGCATGATAAGCTCCTGTCTGTCCCCCTGTCATTTTTACTGAGGTTGTTTTGACTTAGTTCAAGTTTTACCCTTGGCCAAAATCTAAGAGGAAGGCAGGTTTCTCAGGAGTAGGTGAGAAGAAGCCATCATTAAGCATAGGGTCAGCATGGAGTTAACAACTGGTTGGGATGAGGGACAGCCCCTCCACACCACCAATGGGTATATTTGCATGACTCTGTTGCACGCATGCAAGCAGCCCTGCTGCGTGGCTCACTGCCAGCCTTGACTCCCAACTCCTCACCAAGCAAAGCAGTTTTCCTGAACGTTTTGTGCCGTGAGGCCTCTCCTGTGGTTCCTTGTAGCTGAAGCAGCATGTGTAGAGAGGCCTGGGGGAAGGATGTGAGCTGAGGGCTGGCAAGTCCAGTCTGATCCTGGTTCTGAAAACAGCCACTTGAGCGGCATTGGCCAAGTCCCTTCCACTTTCTGTCTTCAGTTTATCCCGCCTATGACATGACTTTAAGCttgttattatttatatatttacaacatggaattaaaaaatattcctttcccctctctcacTTTGACTCCTGTATCCACACTCTGCTAGGTCTGAACTATGATTTGCCTCTCCCACTTTAGCTTTTGGCCACAATGATTTATTTTATGACAATCTTCTGTAATTACACACATTTCACTGGTATGAACTGGCATTTTATGGGTTGCTCACCAGAACTAAGATTAGCTTATTCTTCCAGTTGATTTGTTGATTGGTATCCTAAGTTTTCACAAATCATTTTGACCTCTTTGGAGAGGACCATCTGCTCCAGTGGTCAGGAGGGTCAGAGCTATCGAATCCAAGAAGCCTGATCTTTCGAAGAAGTCCTATGCCAGAATTCATCAGGGAGTCTGCAGAATGCCAGCACACAGTTAGATTCTCTGGGCCCTGAAAAAAAACTGGCAAGACTCATGCCTTTTGGGGCTCCTTTCCactgtttccaaccctccaactaTCAGAAAGGGGCCTTAACAGTTCTCCTATTTCTTCTGACAATACTGTCACtccaaagctaaaagaaaaaaagaaaaaaaaagaaaaagtggatgAGGAAGGGACAGAGGTAGAATAAAGGTGGACAGACTGGAGGACCTGCTAAGTCCCTCAGTCCCTGGGACATTGCACGGGAAAAATGTGGGACCAGATGCTGGGACTGGCTTGTAACGAATTCAAAGGAGTTAGGTAGTCCGAGGAGCACACGAAGAGAAAGTGGAGCAGAGAGCTGATGCTGAAGGAGAATGGAGTCTCAGCCAAGGTATCCAGAGGAGAAACATGAATGAGCAGGTTAGAGGAGAAGCAGGCACCACCTGGAAACTGGTGGCAGAGACTGGTGGTAGGACAGGAGACAGGGGGAGTGCTGGACAAACAAGGGCTGGCTCATATCTAGGGCACACAAACCAGAGTTAAACCCCAGACTCCTCAACTATTACTGTGGCAGCCTGCCAAGAGCAGGGCAGCTGAAGAAGTGAACTGTCCTTCTGTCCTTTGATCATGAATTAAAGTTAAATCCAAAGTTTATCTAGCTCTTGGCCTTTAGCCTTTCAAACAAACACAGGGAGAAGTGACTGGATGATTGCAACATGAAAGCAAAGGTACGGGCTAAAGGTCAGGCCCCAATTCAGCCCTCAACTGGAAAGCCTGGGGAGCTCCTCCTTCACCCTGGCTTTATCCAGCAATCCCCTTTCCATGAAGCAGGAAACCCCTTGTAGCTTATCTAATGTTTATGATCTGTTATCAGCTTTTTCCAGTTCTTCTAGCCTTGGTGACCGAGTTTTACTTGGACCAGAGCTTAAGTTTTCTGGATTTGAAGGTCACCAGAGAGCTGCACCCTCCATCAGGGTCAGAGGAGTCCAGTGTTACACCGGTAGCCAGTACCTGGGACACCACCTAGCAATTTGTCACATCCTCTGTCAACGTGGttaaaaaggcagaaattctACTGCTTGATGTGCTCTGACTGCTCTTGATTTTTAAGGCctattaaattacaaaaataatcttCAGAGATTACTGAAGATCACAAAATCAAGCTCTTGCAAATTGGGAAAGCCAGAACTAAGGTGGCATGTCACATCGTGTCTGAATGATGAAGGATGCTTTAGTTGTTGCATAGGTTGTCACGCATATAGTGAGTAAGTAAGACCAGGCAGGGCACAGTTGTCTCTTACTTACAGCTGATACCCTGCAGAATGAGGTGCTATTCCTGCTATCGTCACCCGGGTCACTTGggtgtcttggagctggctgctgGATGTTCCTCCTGAGACCCCGTGCAggcacagagctgcagctgcCGGCAGCAGGATCTGCACGTAAGGTGTGCTCTGAAGACTCAGACTATCAAAATGAATCCCCAAAATAAATAACTGCTTTTTGACAACCTTAACTGAAAGTTGTGCCCAGGGAATGAATGTTTGTAATGCACTGGGGCAGCTGAGTGATGAGCACCATAGGAAAATCCTTGAACTTTAAACAGCCTGCAGAGCATCATCATACAATGAAAAGAACGTACAGCTCTGGGCAGCTGTTTGCCTGCAGACCACCATCCATGCTcaatgtgaggaggaaggggTTTGGTGGAAGAAGCATCACGTGTGATCCTGGGGTAAAGCACAGCCCGCAAGTGTACCCACAAGGAGAGCACATGAAGGTTGTAATAGCAATTCTCATTTTCCTGAGCACAGAGGTCCTAAGGTTGTGATCTTTGAGTAGAGTTTTGTATCAGTCGTGGAAGTTTAAGTTAGAGCTTGTTGGTTTGAGTGGGAGACTCTCCGTGGACCCCAGTATATTTTGGATGAAGCCCATTTTACTCGGTTCTGTAAAATAATTAATCCTAATCCTGCAAGACTTCCTCTCATTGTGGTCATTCCCTCCTTTAAGCATTTTATTGTCCTATGAGCTTTTTATAATTCTTTCATGGAACCGCTGCAACAGTGTGAACAAAACTGTGTAGGACTTGGAGCAGGGAAGCATCACCGGTCTTACCCTTGCTGAAGTTGAGAGCTGAGCATTTTGGTGTGTAACCACCATATTTATTATCTGCTTTGAGTTCAGGAGCTGCCTTACAGACATTTATCAACCAAACAACACAGCTATGGCTGGCCGATCTTCAAACTGAGCAAAGGTAATATGTGGTCTGTTTGGACAGTTGTTGCTGAAGTTAGCTGGGCTGTCTTGTTGCTGAAATCAGAAGAGGTTTGTTTCATCATAGTATTACTGGCACTGTGTGGGATTCAATGGAAGACTTTACAAAGTGTGTTGCAGGGAattgaaataaacaaaacatCTTGTTCCAGAATAAGCTTAAGCCTTAAATATAACAGAAACTCTTAGTCATGAAAAACCAGGTCCTGGTGGTGTAGGTGTTAATCGATGTAGCACCATCTTACCGAGCTCTTCTGCTACCTGAGGATATGACTCGCTATTGATGATATTGGT encodes:
- the FGG gene encoding fibrinogen gamma chain, with amino-acid sequence MMVLSLGSWAPLGPLLSLLFSTSMAYIATRENCCILDERFGSYCPTTCGIADFFNKYHLTMDNELQEIERILRQITNSTATTEHLIQHIQSLYPPEKQKLPNSIDDYTQKSKKIIEEIIRYENTILSHENTIQQLTDTHILNTNRIAQLKEKIALLESHCQEPCRDTAEIQETTGRDCQDVANKGARKSGLYFIKPQKAKQSFLVYCEIDSYGNGWTVLQRRLDGSEDFKKTWVQYKEGFGHLSPDDTTEFWLGNEKIHLITTQSALPYTLRIELEDWSGKKGTADYAVFKVGSEQDKYRLTYAYFIGGEAGDAFDGFDFGDDPSDKSFTSHNGMRFSTYDNDNDNFAGNCAEQDGSGWWMNRCHAGHLNGKYYIDGVYTSEDAGPSGYDNGIIWATWRDRWYSMKKTAMKIIPFNRLSIDGQQHNLGSAKQVGDS